A genomic stretch from Mya arenaria isolate MELC-2E11 chromosome 10, ASM2691426v1 includes:
- the LOC128205667 gene encoding uncharacterized protein LOC128205667 — MADTSTGTRGGPVSMTTNTTETREPIDDDILHTVGRLFHVRPQQSTNKGKKESTEEIVRRALQAERNHWKERLHMSMLEIDRQHKVILTTQSGLQELVRSLKQALKRNSIMEEEVDEDLDNETVALRLLENLKFQVRQLKVKAGVADVSKNDFEDAQNKNRQIITELRDKLKALEKEKKSNDHEIQRQTEKIVHLQKENSSLHRQLMRMQKIVQKYNEGHNGANFHLNNVDAPVKETSRHDYERKTGHTNSVSTLELTDSNGSSHIRERTYVEGDQLVSYPNPNEENAIIKDRLRKNIYSARQGDNRSSNVAQCSRCHVLFKPGENTHKSCRFHHKGREIKEQFDTHGRLEQVLYKWACCKKSLESPGCCFGYHV, encoded by the exons ATGGCAGACACCAGCACAGGTACCAGGGGAGGTCCTGTTTCCATGACAACAAATACCACGGAAACCAGGGAGCCAATCGATGATGACATTCTACACACGGTTGGCAGACTGTTCCACGTCAGACCTCAACAAAGCACAAACAAGGGGAAAAAAGAAA GTACAGAAGAAATTGTGCGGCGGGCCCTGCAGGCCGAGAGAAACCACTGGAAGGAACGCCTACATATGTCCATGTTGGAGATAGACAGACAACACAAGGTCATCCTCACTACGCAATCTGGACTTCAG GAGTTGGTGAGATCCTTGAAGCAAGCTCTAAAGAGAAACAGTATAATGGAAGAAGAGGTTGATGAGGATTTGGACAATGAGACTGTCGCTCTACGCCTGCTGGAAAACCTCAAGTTTCAG GTCAGGCAACTAAAAGTTAAGGCTGGAGTAGCAGACGTCTCGAAAAACGACTTTGAAGATGCACAGAACAAGAACAGACAGATCATCACAGAACTCCGAGACAAACTCAAAGCTCTGGAGAAGGAAAAAAAGTCCAATGACCATGAGATTCAGAGACAAACAGAGAAGATTGTTCACTTGCAGAAAGAGAACTCCTCTTTACATAGACAGCTTATGAGAATGCAGAAAATTGTGCAAAAGTATAATGAAGGTCATAATGGTGCAAACTTCCACTTGAACAATGTTGATGCCCCTGTAAAGGAAACTTCAAGGCACGACTATGAGAGAAAAACAGGTCATACCAATAGTGTGTCTACCCTGGAGTTGACTGACAGCAATGGTTCAAGTCATATAAGGGAGAGAACTTATGTTGAAGGTGACCAACTTGTGTCCTATCCAAATCCTAATGAAGAGAATGCCATTATTAAGGACAGGCTTAGGAAGAATATCTATTCAGCCAGGCAGGGAGACAATAGGTCAAGTAACGTTGCTCAGTGTTCAAGATGTCATGTGTTGTTCAAACCTGGGGAAAATACACACAAGTCATGCAGGTTCCATCACAAAGGGAGAGAAATCAAGGAGCAGTTTGATACACATGGGAGGCTGGAACAAGTTTTGTACAAATGGGCTTGTTGTAAAAAATCTCTTGAATCACCTGGCTGCTGTTTTGGGTATCATGTCTAG